One Streptomyces sp. P9-A2 DNA window includes the following coding sequences:
- a CDS encoding carbohydrate ABC transporter permease — protein MSTVAAPDRGRPRTRNRKGAGLGLVAWLAGVLFFLPIAWMALTSLHSEEDAATNPPSFAAALTLDGYREFFGAGGGASPWPSLINSTVASVASMILVLLLALPAAYALSIRPVKRWTDVLFFFLSTKMLPVVAGLLPIYLFAKNAGMLDNIWLLVLLYTSMNLPIAVWMMHSFLSEIPVAVIEAAQIDGARLPTVLARIIAPMAMPGIAATALICFIFSWNELLFARVLTGVVAETAPVFLTGFITSQGLFLAKVCAASLVISLPVLAAGFAAQDKLVQGLSLGAVK, from the coding sequence ATGAGTACCGTCGCTGCACCCGACCGCGGCCGGCCGCGGACCCGGAACCGCAAGGGAGCGGGGCTCGGCCTGGTGGCCTGGCTGGCCGGCGTCCTCTTCTTCCTGCCGATCGCCTGGATGGCGCTGACGTCCTTGCACTCCGAGGAGGACGCGGCCACCAACCCGCCGTCCTTCGCCGCCGCCCTCACCCTGGACGGCTACCGGGAGTTCTTCGGCGCGGGCGGCGGCGCGAGCCCCTGGCCGTCGCTGATCAACTCGACGGTGGCGTCCGTCGCCTCGATGATCCTGGTCCTGCTGCTCGCACTCCCGGCGGCATACGCCCTGTCCATCCGCCCGGTGAAGCGGTGGACGGACGTCCTGTTCTTCTTCCTCTCCACCAAGATGCTGCCGGTCGTGGCGGGCCTGCTGCCGATCTACCTGTTCGCCAAGAACGCCGGGATGCTCGACAACATCTGGCTGCTCGTCCTGCTCTACACCTCCATGAACCTGCCGATCGCCGTGTGGATGATGCACTCGTTCCTCTCGGAGATCCCGGTCGCGGTGATCGAGGCCGCCCAGATCGACGGGGCGCGGCTGCCGACGGTGCTGGCCCGCATCATCGCCCCGATGGCGATGCCCGGCATCGCCGCGACGGCCCTGATCTGCTTCATCTTCAGCTGGAACGAACTGCTGTTCGCCCGGGTCCTGACGGGCGTGGTCGCCGAGACCGCCCCCGTCTTCCTGACCGGCTTCATCACCAGCCAGGGCCTGTTCCTGGCCAAGGTGTGCGCCGCGTCGCTCGTCATCTCCCTGCCGGTGCTCGCCGCGGGGTTCGCCGCCCAGGACAAACTCGTCCAGGGCCTGTCGTTGGGAGCCGTGAAATGA
- a CDS encoding carbohydrate ABC transporter permease, with translation MTATRTAPAAAPETRPGGRRSSDRLRGWATRAPLLPALIFMIAVTQLPFVATLVISFFDWNSLYPDAREFAGFANYGEVLGDSDLRRSVWTTILLTVAVVLASLVLGLLLALLLDRKFRGRGIVRTLLIAPFLVVPVAAALLWKHVLYNPEYGLFNGLLHYVGGPQPDWISGTPLLAVEAALVWQWTPFMMLILLAGLQSRDQEQIEAARVDGASDWQIFRHLTLPHLRRYLELGALLGSIYIVQNFDAVFTITSGGLGTANLPYTVYQTFYQAHENGLASAAGVLVVIGSIIIATFALRVVSSLFREEASRA, from the coding sequence ATGACCGCCACAAGAACGGCCCCCGCGGCCGCCCCGGAAACCCGTCCCGGCGGCCGCCGGAGTTCCGACCGGCTGCGCGGCTGGGCCACCAGAGCCCCGCTGCTGCCCGCCCTGATCTTCATGATCGCGGTGACCCAGCTGCCCTTCGTGGCGACGCTGGTGATCTCCTTCTTCGACTGGAACTCCCTCTACCCCGACGCCCGGGAGTTCGCCGGCTTCGCGAACTACGGTGAGGTCCTCGGCGACTCCGATCTGCGCCGGTCGGTGTGGACGACGATCCTGCTGACGGTGGCGGTCGTCCTCGCCAGCCTGGTCCTCGGCCTGCTGCTGGCCCTGCTGCTCGACCGGAAGTTCCGCGGCCGGGGCATCGTCCGCACCCTGCTCATCGCCCCGTTCCTGGTGGTGCCGGTGGCGGCGGCCCTGCTGTGGAAGCACGTCCTCTACAACCCCGAGTACGGCCTGTTCAACGGCCTGCTGCACTACGTCGGCGGTCCGCAGCCCGACTGGATCTCGGGCACACCGCTGCTCGCGGTGGAGGCGGCGCTGGTGTGGCAGTGGACGCCGTTCATGATGCTGATCCTGCTCGCCGGCCTGCAGAGCCGCGATCAGGAGCAGATCGAGGCGGCCCGGGTGGACGGGGCGAGCGACTGGCAGATCTTCCGCCATCTGACCCTGCCGCACCTGCGCCGCTACCTCGAACTGGGCGCCCTGCTCGGGTCGATCTACATCGTGCAGAACTTCGACGCGGTCTTCACGATCACGTCCGGCGGCCTGGGCACCGCCAACCTCCCCTACACCGTCTACCAGACCTTCTACCAGGCCCACGAGAACGGTCTGGCCTCGGCCGCCGGTGTCCTGGTGGTCATCGGCTCGATCATCATCGCGACCTTCGCCCTGCGCGTCGTGTCGTCCCTGTTCCGCGAGGAGGCGTCCCGCGCATGA
- a CDS encoding zinc-dependent alcohol dehydrogenase family protein, with amino-acid sequence MKAAVIESVGRAVVAEVPDPTPGPREVVVEVAACGLCGTDLHILQGEFAPKLPIVPGHEFAGEVVGVGSQVTEVSLGDQVAVDPSLYCYECRHCRNGHNNMCERWAAIGVTTAGGAAQYAVAPVANCVKLPEHVRTQDAALIEPLSCAVRGYDVLQSRLGAHVLIYGSGTMGLMMLELAKRTGAASVDMVDLNPARLETARQLGVSASAADPDELDRPQGWDLVIDATGNAAAIQDGLERVSKAGTFLQFGVADYATRVTIDPYRIYNQEITITGSMAVLHSYERAAELFANGVLDPDVFISDRIPLDQYPQALEQFARGVGRKIVVVP; translated from the coding sequence ATGAAGGCCGCCGTCATCGAGTCCGTGGGCCGGGCCGTCGTCGCCGAGGTCCCCGACCCGACGCCGGGACCCCGCGAGGTCGTCGTCGAGGTCGCGGCCTGCGGGCTGTGCGGCACGGACCTGCACATCCTGCAGGGCGAGTTCGCGCCCAAGCTGCCGATCGTGCCGGGGCACGAGTTCGCCGGCGAGGTGGTCGGCGTCGGCTCCCAGGTCACCGAGGTGTCGCTCGGCGACCAGGTCGCCGTGGACCCCTCCCTGTACTGCTACGAGTGCCGCCACTGCCGCAACGGCCACAACAACATGTGCGAACGCTGGGCCGCGATCGGCGTCACCACCGCGGGCGGAGCCGCCCAGTACGCGGTCGCCCCGGTGGCGAACTGCGTCAAACTGCCCGAACACGTCCGCACCCAGGACGCCGCCCTGATCGAACCCCTCTCCTGCGCGGTCCGCGGCTACGACGTCCTGCAGTCCCGCCTCGGCGCGCACGTCCTGATCTACGGCTCCGGAACCATGGGCCTGATGATGCTGGAACTGGCCAAACGGACCGGCGCGGCGAGTGTGGACATGGTGGACCTCAACCCGGCCCGTCTGGAGACCGCCCGGCAGCTGGGCGTCTCCGCCTCGGCGGCGGACCCGGACGAACTGGACCGCCCCCAGGGCTGGGACCTCGTCATCGACGCCACGGGCAACGCGGCGGCGATCCAGGACGGCCTGGAGCGCGTGTCCAAGGCGGGCACCTTCCTGCAGTTCGGCGTCGCCGACTACGCGACCCGCGTGACGATCGACCCGTACCGCATCTACAACCAGGAGATCACCATCACCGGCTCGATGGCCGTCCTGCACAGCTACGAGCGGGCGGCCGAACTGTTCGCGAACGGCGTGCTGGACCCCGACGTCTTCATCAGCGACCGCATCCCCCTGGACCAGTACCCGCAGGCGCTGGAGCAGTTCGCGAGGGGTGTGGGCAGGAAGATCGTGGTGGTGCCCTAG
- a CDS encoding NAD-dependent epimerase/dehydratase family protein translates to MPAPRTVLLTGAAGGLGTLMRGLLPDYGYRLRLLDLRPVEGEPDAIVADLADREAVREAVRGVDAIIHLAGISLEASFEKILAANIEGTYHLYEAAREEGVGRIVFASSNHAVGYTPRPQGDDPLIPVDTPRRPDTFYGLSKCFGEDLAQLYWDKHGLETVSVRIGSCFPEPTSVRMLSVWMSPADGARLFHAALTAEGVGHTVVHGSSDNTRLWWDLASARALGYDPRDDSEPFAAKLVAEQGELDPADPAQARIGGHFVTDPPIWPY, encoded by the coding sequence ATGCCCGCTCCCCGCACCGTCCTGCTCACCGGTGCCGCCGGCGGCCTCGGCACCCTGATGCGGGGCCTGCTCCCGGACTACGGTTACCGGCTGCGCCTGCTCGACCTGCGGCCCGTCGAGGGGGAGCCGGACGCGATCGTGGCGGATCTGGCCGACCGGGAGGCCGTGCGCGAGGCGGTCCGCGGGGTCGACGCGATCATCCATCTCGCGGGCATCTCCCTGGAAGCCTCCTTCGAGAAGATCCTCGCGGCGAACATCGAAGGCACCTACCACCTGTACGAGGCCGCGCGCGAGGAGGGCGTGGGGCGCATCGTCTTCGCCTCCTCCAACCACGCCGTCGGCTACACCCCGCGTCCACAGGGCGACGACCCCCTCATCCCCGTCGACACCCCGCGCCGCCCGGACACCTTCTACGGCCTGTCCAAGTGCTTCGGCGAGGACCTCGCCCAGCTGTACTGGGACAAGCACGGCCTGGAGACCGTCTCCGTGCGCATCGGCTCCTGCTTCCCCGAGCCGACCAGCGTGCGGATGCTCTCGGTGTGGATGAGCCCCGCCGACGGCGCCCGCCTCTTCCACGCGGCCCTGACCGCCGAGGGCGTCGGCCACACGGTCGTCCACGGCTCGTCCGACAACACCCGGCTGTGGTGGGACCTCGCCTCCGCGCGGGCTCTCGGTTACGACCCGCGGGACGACTCCGAGCCGTTCGCCGCGAAGCTCGTCGCCGAGCAGGGCGAACTGGACCCGGCCGACCCGGCACAGGCGCGCATCGGCGGACATTTCGTCACCGACCCGCCGATCTGGCCGTACTGA
- a CDS encoding TerD family protein: protein MTPGSNIPLPTARVTVDVAAPVRLDVSGLLLTADGKVRSDDDFIFYNQPAGPGVTYRSGGGGAPDAITIDTTAVPPGIEKIVVTASPDAQGQTFQGIEPTATIRSADDNAVLATFTPPSLSAETALVIVEVYLRNGAWKARAVGQGYANGLAGIATDFGVTVEEPAAPAQPAAPVQPVTPPPAPVAAPQAPPAPAAPPAPPAAAPGTGKINLDKGRVSLRKNQTVSLMKGGRPLLSQVRMGLGWEPAYRGKDIDLDASVIAYGPQRNHIDSCYFGKLQIVNGAIRHSGDNLTGEGGGDDETITVDLGRLPQEVSGLVFTVNSFSGQKFTEVAKAYCRLLDATTGEELVRFDLTSAEAQTGVMMAKLIRQFSGEWEMTAIGDFVKSRTVRGMVKPAAQAL from the coding sequence ATGACCCCCGGCTCGAACATCCCCCTTCCCACCGCCCGTGTGACGGTGGACGTCGCCGCACCGGTGCGGCTCGACGTATCGGGCCTGCTGCTCACCGCCGACGGCAAGGTGCGCTCCGACGACGACTTCATCTTCTACAACCAGCCCGCGGGCCCCGGCGTGACCTACCGCTCCGGTGGCGGTGGCGCCCCGGACGCCATCACGATCGACACCACGGCCGTCCCGCCCGGCATCGAGAAGATCGTCGTCACCGCGAGCCCCGACGCCCAGGGCCAGACCTTCCAGGGCATCGAACCGACGGCCACCATCCGGAGCGCGGACGACAACGCCGTCCTGGCCACGTTCACTCCGCCGAGCCTCAGCGCCGAGACCGCCCTGGTGATCGTCGAGGTCTATCTGCGCAACGGCGCCTGGAAGGCCCGGGCGGTCGGCCAGGGCTACGCCAACGGCCTGGCCGGCATCGCCACCGACTTCGGCGTCACGGTCGAGGAACCGGCCGCCCCCGCCCAGCCGGCCGCCCCGGTCCAGCCGGTCACTCCTCCGCCCGCGCCGGTGGCCGCCCCGCAGGCTCCGCCCGCGCCCGCCGCTCCCCCGGCGCCGCCCGCCGCCGCGCCGGGCACCGGGAAGATCAACCTGGACAAGGGCCGGGTCAGCCTCCGGAAGAACCAGACGGTCTCCCTGATGAAGGGCGGACGTCCGCTGCTCTCGCAGGTCCGGATGGGCCTCGGCTGGGAGCCGGCGTACCGGGGCAAGGACATCGACCTGGACGCCTCGGTCATCGCGTACGGCCCGCAGCGCAACCACATCGACAGCTGCTACTTCGGCAAGCTGCAGATCGTGAACGGCGCGATCAGGCACTCCGGTGACAACCTCACGGGCGAGGGCGGCGGGGACGACGAGACGATCACGGTCGACCTCGGTCGCCTCCCCCAGGAGGTCTCCGGCCTGGTCTTCACGGTCAACTCGTTCTCCGGCCAGAAGTTCACCGAGGTCGCCAAGGCGTACTGCCGCCTCCTGGACGCCACCACCGGCGAGGAACTGGTCCGCTTCGACCTCACCTCCGCCGAAGCGCAGACGGGCGTCATGATGGCGAAGCTGATCCGCCAGTTCTCCGGCGAGTGGGAGATGACCGCCATCGGCGACTTCGTGAAGTCCCGCACGGTCAGGGGCATGGTCAAGCCGGCCGCCCAGGCGTTGTAA
- a CDS encoding 5-dehydro-4-deoxyglucarate dehydratase, with the protein MDMGELVTPAPLAAPLAARLAIPSGPLFFPVTAYGPDGSVDLETYRLHVRGGVEAGAAAVFACCGTGEFHALTPEEFEACVRVAVEAADGRVPVVAGAGYGTGLAVRWASLAERAGADGLLAMPPYLVRAGQTGLVRHYRELAAATTLPVIVYQRDNALFTPESVVELARTEGIVGLKDGHGDLDHMQRIISAVRTEDPGDFLYFNGLPTAEQTQLAYHALGVTLYSSAVFCFAPEIALACHRALHTGDRATVDRLLDGFYRPFVELRDQGRGYAVSLVKAGVRLRGLDVGEVRPPLDEPAVDHVERLAQLIERGLALIEEAK; encoded by the coding sequence ATGGACATGGGAGAGCTTGTGACGCCAGCCCCTCTCGCCGCCCCCCTCGCCGCCCGACTCGCCATCCCCAGCGGACCGCTGTTCTTCCCGGTCACCGCTTACGGACCCGACGGCTCCGTCGACCTCGAGACCTACCGGCTCCATGTGCGCGGCGGGGTCGAGGCCGGTGCCGCCGCAGTCTTCGCCTGCTGCGGCACCGGGGAGTTCCACGCCCTGACGCCCGAGGAGTTCGAGGCGTGCGTGCGGGTCGCCGTCGAGGCGGCCGACGGACGCGTCCCGGTCGTCGCGGGCGCCGGGTACGGCACCGGCCTCGCGGTGCGCTGGGCCTCCCTCGCCGAGCGGGCCGGGGCGGACGGGCTGCTCGCCATGCCGCCCTACCTGGTGCGGGCCGGCCAGACGGGACTGGTGCGGCACTACCGCGAACTGGCCGCGGCGACCACCCTGCCGGTGATCGTCTACCAGCGCGACAACGCCCTGTTCACGCCCGAGAGCGTCGTCGAACTGGCCCGCACCGAGGGGATCGTCGGCCTCAAGGACGGCCACGGCGACCTCGACCACATGCAGCGGATCATCAGCGCCGTACGCACCGAGGACCCCGGTGACTTCCTGTACTTCAACGGGCTGCCCACCGCCGAACAGACCCAGCTCGCCTACCACGCCCTCGGCGTCACCCTCTACTCGTCCGCGGTGTTCTGCTTCGCGCCCGAGATCGCCCTCGCCTGCCACCGGGCCCTGCACACCGGCGACCGGGCCACCGTGGACCGCCTGCTCGACGGCTTCTACCGGCCCTTCGTCGAACTGCGCGACCAGGGCCGCGGATACGCCGTCTCCCTGGTCAAGGCCGGGGTGCGGCTGCGCGGCCTGGACGTGGGCGAGGTCCGGCCGCCGCTCGACGAACCGGCCGTGGATCATGTCGAGCGACTCGCTCAGCTGATCGAGCGGGGACTCGCACTCATCGAGGAGGCCAAGTGA
- a CDS encoding DeoR/GlpR family DNA-binding transcription regulator, translated as MNDRTAEERQREIVRVARATGSVDVTAIAADLGVAKETVRRDLRALEDHGLVRRTHGGAYPVESAAFETTLAFRATSHVAEKRRVANAAAELLGDAETVFVDEGFTPQLIAEALPRDRALTVVTASLPVAGALAETGTVSVLLLGGRVRSGTLATVDHWTTKMLSGFVIDLAFIGANGISREHGLTTPDPAVSEVKAQAVRASRRVVFAGVHSKFGAVSFCRFADVGVLETIVTNTLLPAAEAHRYSLLGPQVIRV; from the coding sequence ATGAACGACAGAACGGCCGAGGAGCGCCAGCGCGAGATCGTGCGGGTGGCGCGCGCCACCGGCTCGGTCGACGTGACGGCGATCGCCGCCGATCTGGGCGTGGCCAAGGAGACCGTGCGACGGGATCTGCGCGCCCTGGAGGACCACGGCCTGGTCCGCCGCACCCACGGTGGCGCCTATCCCGTGGAGAGCGCCGCCTTCGAGACCACGCTCGCCTTCCGTGCCACCAGCCATGTGGCCGAAAAGCGACGGGTCGCGAACGCGGCGGCCGAGTTGCTCGGCGACGCGGAGACGGTCTTCGTCGACGAGGGCTTCACCCCGCAGCTCATCGCCGAGGCACTGCCCCGGGACCGGGCACTCACCGTGGTCACCGCCTCCCTGCCGGTCGCGGGCGCGCTCGCCGAGACCGGCACCGTGTCCGTCCTGCTGCTCGGTGGCCGGGTCCGCTCCGGCACCCTTGCCACTGTTGACCACTGGACGACGAAGATGCTCTCCGGTTTCGTCATCGACCTGGCGTTCATCGGCGCCAACGGCATCTCGCGCGAACACGGTCTGACCACGCCCGACCCGGCGGTCAGCGAGGTCAAGGCACAGGCGGTGCGGGCCTCGCGCCGGGTGGTGTTCGCGGGCGTCCACAGCAAGTTCGGAGCGGTCAGCTTCTGCCGGTTCGCCGACGTCGGCGTGCTGGAGACGATCGTCACGAACACGCTGCTCCCGGCGGCCGAGGCCCACCGCTACTCCCTGCTGGGCCCCCAGGTCATCCGCGTCTGA
- a CDS encoding GntR family transcriptional regulator has protein sequence MALRSVPRTLLRDRAHAVIRDAIVAGEIEPGAVVRDAEIAERLGLSRAPVREAFARLVDEGLLESKPQSYTRVTPLIARDVRDAAAVVGAMHELVTRVAVPRLREPDVELMRAANERFDTAVRAGDVDGALRADDELHDVLVRVSGNRAAAATAARYTPLIRRLERQRFGEGGACRSAGLHDRLIEACAAKDPDEAVRVTAEIWRGLEELADVSDVPEVSDVP, from the coding sequence ATGGCTCTCCGGTCCGTACCGCGCACCCTGCTCAGGGACCGTGCCCATGCGGTGATCCGGGACGCCATCGTGGCCGGGGAGATCGAACCCGGCGCGGTGGTGCGGGACGCCGAGATCGCCGAGCGGCTCGGGCTGTCCCGGGCGCCGGTGCGCGAGGCGTTCGCGCGGCTGGTCGACGAAGGGCTGCTGGAGAGCAAGCCGCAGAGCTACACGCGGGTGACCCCGCTGATCGCCCGCGACGTACGGGACGCGGCGGCCGTCGTCGGCGCCATGCACGAACTCGTCACCCGCGTCGCTGTACCGCGGCTGCGGGAGCCCGACGTGGAGCTGATGCGCGCCGCGAACGAGCGGTTCGACACCGCCGTACGGGCCGGGGACGTGGACGGCGCGCTGCGCGCCGACGACGAGCTGCACGACGTCCTCGTCCGGGTGAGCGGCAACCGTGCCGCCGCCGCGACCGCCGCCCGCTATACACCCCTCATCCGCCGGCTGGAGCGGCAGCGCTTCGGCGAGGGCGGCGCCTGCCGGTCCGCCGGACTGCACGACCGGCTGATCGAGGCTTGCGCGGCCAAAGACCCGGACGAGGCGGTCCGGGTCACCGCGGAGATCTGGCGGGGCCTGGAGGAGCTCGCCGACGTGTCCGACGTGCCCGAAGTTTCCGACGTTCCCTGA
- a CDS encoding 1-aminocyclopropane-1-carboxylate deaminase, giving the protein MSLSAHERYPLLFGPSPVHPLERLTAHLGGAALWAKREDCNSGVAYGGNKTRKLEYLVADALARGCDTLVSIGGVQSNHTRQVAAVAARAGLGCVLVQESWVEWPDAVYDKVGNILISRLAGADVRLVRAGFGIGFKESWEQALREVEESGGKPYAIPAGASDHPLGGLGFANWAYEVAEQEEELGVFFDTVIVCSVTGSTQAGMVAGFRALEEAGGRTRRVIGIDASAAPVRTREQIARIAQNTGRLIGVRQDLTVQDVELDERYHAGTYGIPDEATLEAMRLAARTEGMVTDPVYEGKSMAGLIDLVSRGEIDRESTVLYAHLGGQPALNAYSALF; this is encoded by the coding sequence ATGTCCCTCTCCGCCCACGAGCGTTACCCGCTGCTCTTCGGACCCTCGCCCGTGCATCCGCTGGAGCGGCTCACCGCGCACCTCGGCGGTGCCGCCCTGTGGGCCAAGCGCGAGGACTGCAACTCCGGTGTGGCCTACGGCGGGAACAAGACCCGCAAACTGGAGTACCTGGTCGCCGACGCCCTCGCCCGGGGCTGCGACACCCTCGTCTCCATCGGCGGCGTGCAGTCCAACCACACCCGCCAGGTCGCCGCCGTCGCCGCCCGCGCCGGGCTGGGGTGCGTGCTGGTGCAGGAGAGCTGGGTGGAGTGGCCGGACGCCGTGTACGACAAGGTCGGCAACATCCTGATCAGCCGGCTGGCCGGCGCCGACGTGCGCCTGGTGCGGGCCGGGTTCGGGATCGGCTTCAAGGAGAGCTGGGAGCAGGCGCTGAGGGAGGTCGAGGAGTCGGGCGGCAAGCCGTACGCCATCCCGGCCGGCGCCTCCGACCACCCGCTCGGCGGACTGGGCTTCGCCAACTGGGCCTATGAGGTCGCCGAGCAGGAGGAGGAGCTGGGCGTCTTCTTCGACACCGTGATCGTGTGCTCGGTGACCGGGTCCACCCAGGCCGGGATGGTGGCCGGGTTCCGGGCGCTTGAGGAGGCGGGCGGGCGGACCCGGCGGGTGATCGGGATCGACGCGTCGGCGGCGCCCGTCCGCACCCGCGAACAGATCGCGCGGATCGCGCAGAACACCGGCCGGCTCATCGGCGTACGCCAGGACCTGACCGTCCAGGACGTGGAGCTGGACGAGCGGTACCACGCGGGCACCTATGGGATCCCCGACGAGGCGACGCTGGAGGCGATGCGGCTCGCCGCCCGCACCGAGGGGATGGTCACCGACCCCGTCTACGAGGGCAAGTCGATGGCCGGGCTCATCGACCTGGTGTCCCGCGGCGAGATCGACCGCGAGTCCACCGTCCTCTACGCCCACCTGGGCGGCCAGCCCGCGCTGAACGCGTACAGCGCGTTGTTCTGA
- a CDS encoding ABC transporter substrate-binding protein has translation MRTQSRRRPPRAALAAVAAGTLLAPLLSGCWVGAGGAGSGGDAVNVLMVNNPQMVELQKLTAAHFTKDTGIKVNFTVLPENDVRDKISQDFANQAGQYDVATLSNYEIPIYARNGWLKEMDPYVGEDPGYDEQDVLKPMRQSLTGDDGKLYGQPFYGESSFLMYRKDLLEREGLTMPANPTWKEVGEIAAKLDGAEPGMKGICLRGLPGWGEVMAPLTTVVNTFGGTWFDEDWNARLDSPEWLEATKFYVDLVREHGEAGAAQSGFAECLNNTTQGKTAMWYDATSAAGSLESANSPVKGKMGYAPAPVEKTESAGWLYTWAWGIQNASRNPDNAWRFVSWASGKEYEQLVGDEIGWSSVPAGKRASTYENPDYRAEAGAFQEMTRKAIEQARPDDPGVQPRPAPGIQFVGIPEFTDLGTQVSQEISAAIAGRQSVESALKKSQQLAEEISEEYEGR, from the coding sequence ATGCGAACCCAGAGCCGACGGAGGCCGCCGCGAGCCGCACTCGCCGCGGTCGCCGCAGGGACGCTGCTCGCCCCGCTGCTCTCCGGCTGCTGGGTCGGAGCGGGCGGGGCCGGATCAGGCGGTGATGCCGTCAATGTCCTGATGGTCAACAACCCGCAGATGGTGGAGCTGCAGAAGCTCACCGCCGCGCACTTCACCAAGGACACCGGCATCAAGGTGAACTTCACCGTGCTGCCGGAGAACGACGTCCGCGACAAGATCAGCCAGGACTTCGCCAACCAGGCCGGCCAGTACGACGTCGCCACCCTGTCCAACTACGAGATCCCGATCTACGCCCGCAACGGCTGGCTCAAGGAGATGGACCCGTACGTCGGCGAGGACCCCGGCTACGACGAGCAGGACGTACTCAAGCCGATGCGCCAGTCCCTCACCGGGGACGACGGCAAGCTCTACGGCCAGCCCTTCTACGGCGAGTCCTCGTTCCTGATGTACCGCAAGGACCTCCTCGAGCGGGAGGGCCTGACGATGCCCGCCAACCCCACCTGGAAGGAGGTGGGCGAGATCGCCGCGAAGCTCGACGGGGCCGAGCCCGGCATGAAGGGCATCTGTCTGCGCGGGCTGCCCGGCTGGGGCGAGGTCATGGCACCGCTGACGACCGTGGTGAACACCTTCGGCGGTACCTGGTTCGACGAGGACTGGAACGCCCGCCTGGACTCCCCGGAGTGGCTCGAGGCCACGAAGTTCTACGTCGACCTGGTCCGCGAGCACGGTGAGGCGGGCGCCGCCCAGTCCGGCTTCGCCGAGTGCCTGAACAACACCACCCAGGGCAAGACCGCCATGTGGTACGACGCCACCTCCGCGGCCGGCTCCCTGGAATCCGCCAACTCCCCCGTCAAGGGAAAGATGGGCTACGCCCCCGCCCCCGTGGAGAAGACGGAGTCGGCCGGCTGGCTCTACACCTGGGCCTGGGGCATCCAGAACGCCTCCCGGAACCCGGACAACGCCTGGAGGTTCGTCTCCTGGGCCTCAGGCAAGGAGTACGAGCAGCTGGTCGGCGACGAGATCGGCTGGTCCAGCGTCCCGGCCGGCAAACGCGCCTCCACCTACGAGAACCCCGACTACCGCGCGGAGGCCGGGGCCTTCCAGGAGATGACCAGGAAGGCCATCGAGCAGGCCCGCCCGGACGATCCGGGCGTGCAGCCGCGGCCCGCGCCCGGCATCCAGTTCGTCGGCATCCCCGAGTTCACGGACCTCGGCACCCAGGTCTCCCAGGAGATCAGCGCGGCCATCGCCGGACGCCAGTCCGTCGAATCGGCCCTGAAGAAGTCCCAGCAGCTCGCCGAAGAGATCTCCGAGGAGTACGAGGGACGATGA
- a CDS encoding TIGR03086 family metal-binding protein, translating into MTDPTPDLGPQARIIARLAEGVTDTQLADGTPCPRYAVRHLLGHLAGLSAAFRDAGRKNLGATTDTSPDGALPEPAPGWREDLPVVLGELAEAWRDPRAWTGMTRAGGVDLPGAVAGAVAVDELVIHGWDLARATGQDYAPDPAALEAAHAFLLAAAAEPGRDGGEGIFGPVVPVPSDAPLLDRTVGLSGRDPGWTSKV; encoded by the coding sequence ATGACCGACCCGACCCCCGACCTCGGACCGCAGGCGCGGATCATCGCGCGCCTCGCCGAGGGCGTCACCGACACGCAGCTCGCGGACGGGACGCCCTGCCCCCGGTACGCGGTGCGCCACCTCCTGGGCCACCTCGCCGGGCTGAGTGCCGCCTTCCGTGACGCCGGCCGCAAGAACCTCGGCGCCACCACCGACACCAGTCCGGACGGCGCTCTGCCGGAGCCGGCCCCCGGATGGCGCGAGGATCTGCCCGTGGTGCTCGGCGAACTCGCCGAGGCATGGCGCGACCCCCGGGCCTGGACCGGTATGACCAGGGCCGGGGGCGTCGACCTGCCGGGCGCGGTGGCCGGAGCCGTGGCCGTCGACGAACTGGTGATCCACGGCTGGGACCTGGCCCGTGCCACCGGCCAGGACTACGCGCCCGACCCCGCCGCGCTGGAGGCCGCGCACGCCTTCCTCCTCGCCGCCGCGGCGGAACCCGGCCGGGACGGCGGCGAGGGCATCTTCGGCCCCGTCGTGCCGGTGCCGTCCGACGCCCCGCTGCTGGACCGGACGGTGGGGCTGAGCGGCCGCGATCCGGGGTGGACATCCAAGGTCTGA